A window of the Fusarium poae strain DAOMC 252244 chromosome 3, whole genome shotgun sequence genome harbors these coding sequences:
- a CDS encoding hypothetical protein (BUSCO:32046at5125): MTDTSDKQWAKAYLLDPLNEPEPNQDTGIGNLSAQFRSYSLESSSSTSSKDRSESKNKQRSTRKHHGSYPTPPTSASPTRDSFHSSNPFSDAAASRRESSVPSVSISPPNSPPGPSNNPFTVSSVNRSASARVPAHRSRPPVQHNRSFSANNCGVSRQRSLNQRYPGDMSHRPLDILRKEARAADRSPHLRRKQMPMTDTIDALDTIGGTYHHGGPYDATLASRNRNKKYSPVAAVEESNREALRATPRENIQDSLKKKMPLQGTADIPNGERDFSGNTINYEEGADLMREPDATGGAYKRWDGIQYHPDDLKGKGEPSYTYEKDLKEHKRNRRGGPAEYELSSNMGTSQRPAFTHNRSFSENPRTTPEYSNGTDIRRNNSTGRHKLSDGLRKRFGSIRRKKASEVE; the protein is encoded by the exons ATGACAGACACAAGTGACAAGCAATGG GCCAAGGCTTATCTACTTGATCCTTTAAACGAACCTGAACCAAACCAAGACACCGGTATCGGCAACCTTTCAGCTCAATTCCGCAGCTATTCTCTTGAGAGCTCCAGTTCAACTTCAAGCAAAGATCGTTCCGAGAGCAAAAACAAGCAGCGATCAACCCGTAAACATCACGGAAGCTATCCTACTCCACCCACTTCTGCCAGTCCAACTCGCGACAGCTTTCACTCTTCCAATCCATTCTCGGACGCTGCAGCTTCACGACGTGAATCATCTGTCCCTTCAGTCTCAATCTCTCCACCAAACTCTCCTCCTGGCCCAAGCAACAACCCATTCACTGTTTCTTCGGTCAACCGTTCAGCAAGCGCTCGAGTTCCTGCTCATCGCAGCCGACCTCCAGTCCAGCATAACCGCAGCTTTAGCGCCAACAACTGCGGAGTCTCCCGTCAACGTTCACTGAATCAAAGATACCCAGGCGACATGTCTCACCGTCCTCTCGACATCCTTAGAAAGGAGGCTCGCGCAGCTGATCGTTCTCCTCATCTGCGACGCAAGCAAATGCCCATGACTGATACCATTGACGCTCTTGACACAATTGGTGGAACCTATCATCATGGCGGTCCCTATGATGCCACTCTCGCAAGCCGTAATCGCAACAAGAAGTATTCGCCCGTCGCGGCTGTAGAGGAATCTAACCGAGAAGCTCTCCGCGCCACCCCGCGAGAAAACATCCAGGACtccctcaagaagaagatgcctCTACAGGGCACTGCCGATATTCCCAACGGCGAGCGGGACTTTAGTGGAAACACCATCAACTATGAGGAGGGTGCTGATCTCATGAGAGAACCCGACGCCACTGGTGGTGCGTACAAGCGTTGGGACGGTATT CAATATCATCCCGACGATCTGAAGGGCAAGGGTGAGCCTTCTTACACTTACGAGAAGGACCTCAAGGAGCACAAGCGCAACCGTCGAGGTGGTCCCGCCGAATACGAGCTCTCTTCCAACATGGGTACCAGCCAGCGCCCTGCCTTTACTCATAACCGTAGCTTCAGCGAGAACCCTCGCACAACCCCCGAATACTCAAACGGCACTGACATTCGTCGCAACAACTCAACAGGCCGCCACAAATTGAGCGACGGTCTACGAAAGCGCTTCGGCAGCATTCGACGCAAAAAGGCTAGCGAAGTTGAGTAA
- the CKS1 gene encoding Cyclin-dependent kinases regulatory subunit (Cell division control protein cks1) (BUSCO:55675at5125), giving the protein MPFDIDTTRRNKAPRPLSDSERARVEEFIDSIHYSARYSDSEYEYRHVQLPKAMLKAIPKDYHDSSKGTLKLLWEDEWRALGITQSLGWEHYEVHEPEPHILLFKRPLNFQPPQ; this is encoded by the exons ATGCCTTTCGACATTGACACCACTCGCCGGAATAAGGCGCCTCGACCTCTCTCAGACTCGGAACGCGCCCGCGTAGAAGAGTTTATCGACTCGATCCACTACTCTGCCAGATACTCCGACAGCGAATACGAGTACCGTCACGTTCAACTCCCCAAAGCCATGCTCAAGGCCATTCCCAAAGATTACCACGACTCTTCAAAGGGAACCCTCAAGCTTTTGTGGGAGGATGAATGGCGAGCTCTTGGCATTACTCAG AGTCTAGGATGGGAACACTACGAAGTCCACGAGCCAGAACCACACATTCTTCTCTTCAA GCGACCGCTCAACTTCCAACCACCTCAGTAA
- a CDS encoding hypothetical protein (CAZy:GH3) encodes MNESNTPSTPDTEFSAPCSPPQKIQYLRDTRSAAKEKLSQLTLEEKVSLLTAADFWRTKAIPEKGIPSIKTTDGPNGARGGIFVGGTKAALFPCGISLAATWNKDLLYQVGQHLAQEVRARSAEMLLAPTVCMHRHPLGGRNFESFSEDPLLTGKLAAQYIKGLQDRGVAATIKHFVGNEQETNRLTIDSLITERPLREIYLKPFEIAVREANPWAVMSSYNLINGVHADMNKHTLKDILRGEWGYEGTVVSDWGGVNSIVDSVEAGCDIEFPYSPKWRLDKLVAAVNEGRISIETINQAAENVLALVERLKGGDMSPEQPEREDDREETRLLIRAAGHEGLTLLKNDNGILPLCPKSTKVAVIGPNANRHIAGGGGSASLNPYYNTIPLDSIRKASQQKVSFAQGCHIHKWLPVASEYCTEKSGKPGVHIDWFAGDKFEGSPVVKQRRTNTDLFLWDSAPLNQVGPEWSAVATTYLTPKTTGKHTISFMSVGPGRLFVDGKMVLDLWDWTEEGEAMFDGSIDYLVDVDMEADKAVELRVEMTNELRPISKQKQFGITHKYGGCRIGFKEQDRVDYIQQAVETARDADVAVVIVGVDAEWESEGYDRQTMDLPADGNQDRLIEAVVKANPRTVVVNQSGSPVHMPWVDRVPVILQGWYQGQEAGNALADVLFGIENPSGKLPSTFPKRIEHTPAWHTWPGENHKVLYGEGLYIGYKHYDHAKIEPLFPFGHGLSYTTFEYGRPEISTRTLTPNGEIKITLAISNTGSRAGSEIVQLYVHDEKSRLPRPEKELVAFEKVYLEADETRHISIKLDKYAVGYYDETVPGWIAEEGVFEVLIGASSTDIRRSTRFSVKESFTWVF; translated from the exons ATGAACGAGTCAAACACCCCTTCAACTCCAGACACTGAGTTTTCTGCACCATGTAGTCCTCCGCAAAAGATTCAGTATCTTCGAGATACTCGCTCTGCAGCAAAGGAGAAGTTGTCACAGTTGACTCTGGAGGAAAAG GTCTCGCTTCTCACAGCAGCCGACTTTTGGAGAACAAAGGCCATTCCTGAAAAAGGTATCCCTTCGATCAAAACAACCGATGGACCCAACGGTGCACGCGGTGGTATCTTTGTTGGCGGTACCAAG GCCGCACTGTTCCCATGTGGTATCTCCCTCGCAGCTACATGGAACAAAGACCTCTTGTACCAAGTCGGACAGCATCTAGCGCAAGAAGTTCGCGCCCGATCAGCAGAGATGCTTTTGGCGCCGACAGTCTGCATGCATCGTCATCCCCTCGGCGGTCGAAACTTTGAGTCCTTCTCCGAAGATCCACTCCTCACTGGAAAGTTGGCAGCACAGTACATCAAAGGTCTTCAGGATAGAGGTGTCGCAGCTACCATCAAGC ATTTCGTTGGAAACGAGCAAGAGACCAACAGACTCACGATAGACTCGCTCATCACCGAACGACCTCTCCGTGAGATTTACCTCAAACCATTCGAGATTGCAGTTCGGGAGGCCAACCCTTGGGCTGTCATGTCGTCGTACAACCTCATCAATGGTGTTCACGCAGACATGAACAAACATACACTCAAGGATATTCTTCGCGGAGAATGGGGATACGAGGG AACCGTCGTTTCAGACTGGGGCGGCGTAAACTCAATAGTCGACTCGGTAGAAGCAGGCTGCGATATCGAATTCCCCTACTCTCCAAAATGGCGTCTCGATAAGCTTGTCGCGGCCGTCAACGAAGGTCGCATCTCAATTGAGACAATCAACCAAGCAGCAGAGAATGTTCTCGCGCTGGTAGAGAGACTCAAGGGAGGCGACATGTCACCTGAACAGCCAGAGCGCGAAGATGACCGTGAAGAAACGCGTCTGCTAATTCGAGCAGCTGGTCACGAAGGTCTCACTCTTCTCAAAAACGACAACGGCATTCTTCCTCTCTGTCCCAAGAGTACCAAAGTCGCTGTCATCGGACCCAACGCGAACCGTCACATCGCTGGTGGTGGCGGAAGCGCGAGTTTGAACCCTTACTACAACACCATTCCACTAGACAGCATACGAAAAGCATCACAACAAAAAGTATCGTTTGCACAAGGTTGCCACATCCACAAATGGCTACCTGTCGCTTCGGAATACTGCACTGAAAAGTCGGGCAAGCCAGGTGTTCACATAGACTGGTTCGCAGGAGATAAATTCGAGGGCAGTCCTGTTGTGAAGCAGCGTCGAACAAACACAGATCTATTCCTCTGGGATTCAGCGCCTTTGAACCAGGTTGGGCCTGAGTGGTCTGCTGTGGCGACTACATATCTGACACCCAAGACGACTGGAAAGCACACCATCAGCTTCATGAGCGTGGGTCCCGGAAGACTTTTTGTTGATGGGAAGATGGTTCTTGATTTGTGGGACTGGACGGAGGAGGGCGAGGCCATGTTTGACGGGTCGATTGACTATCTTGTTGACGTCGACATGGAAGCTGACAAGGCTGTTGAGCTTCGTGTGGAGATGACCAATGAACTACGTCCCATATCCAAGCAGAAGCAATTCGGCATCACGCACAAGTACGGGGGGTGTCGCATTGGATTCAAGGAGCAAGACAGGGTGGATTACATTCAGCAGGCCGTCGAGACAGCTCGCGATGCTGATGTCGCGGTCGTCATTGTTGGTGTGGATGCTGAGTGGGAGTCTGAGGGATATGATCGTCAGACGATGGATCTTCCCGCTGACGGAAACCAAGACAGACTTATCGAGGCTGTGGTAAAAGCTAACCCGCGTACGGTTGTTGTCAATCAGTCTGGTAGTCCGGTGCATATGCCGTGGGTTGATCGTGTACCTGTCATTCTCCAGGGCTGGtaccaaggtcaagaagcagGCAACGCTTTAGCTGATGTCCTATTTGGCATTGAGAATCCCAGCGGCAAGCTCCCG AGCACGTTTCCCAAACGCATCGAACATACTCCAGCATGGCACACCTGGCCCGGCGAAAACCACAAGGTTCTGTACGGTGAAGGCCTCTACATAGGATACAAGCACTACGACCACGCCAAGATTGAacctctttttccttttggTCACGGTTTGTCTTATACAACGTTCGAGTACGGCCGACCCGAAATCTCAACAAGAACCCTCACACCCAACGGCGAGATCAAAATCACCCTCGCCATCTCCAACACAGGATCACGCGCCGGTTCAGAAATTGTACAACTCTACGTCCACGACGAAAAGAGTCGATTACCAAGACCTGAGAAGGAGCTTGTGGCGTTTGAGAAGGTGTATCTTGAAGCTGATGAGACGAGACACATCAGCATCAAACTGGACAAGTATGCTGTTGGATACTATGACGAGACTGTTCCGGGATGGATTGCTGAAGAGGGAGTTTTCGAGGTGTTGATTGGAGCGTCGAGTACGGACATCAG ACGATCGACGAGGTTCAGTGTGAAGGAGTCATTTACTTGGGTATTCTGA
- the ERO1 gene encoding endoplasmic oxidoreductin-1 (SECRETED:SignalP(1-24)~BUSCO:13061at5125): MKSKSASRLFYLSVFALWAAPGSCEVSNDDCHISPKSIVGDACASYSTLDKLNLLTKPAVDDLTRNTDFFSHYRVNLFHKKCPFWDDENGMCGNIGCAVETLDNEEDIPEIWRAHALGKLEGPRAQHPGKKAQRQHPQRPLGGLLGENVGESCVFEYDDECDERDYCVPEDESASSKGDYVSLVRNPERFTGYAGDGAKQVWDAVYRENCFQKSSFPKSADLGQSGWQHGPAAQDFKQILDAAGRQAQLEERRQENPNTPFVANTGFEVEDGCLEKRVFYRVMSGMHASISTHLCWDFLNQTTGEWSPNLSCYEYRLHKFPDRIGNVYFNYALMTRAIAKLSPYLQKEEYKFCLGDPSEDAATRAKVLEVTEKAASVPQIFDESLMFVNGEGPSLKEDFRNRFRNVSRLMDCVGCDKCRLWGKLQTAGYGTALKILFELDNNNEDVPHLQRTEIVALFNTYARISSSLHNIGQFRQMMEAKAEKERLAEELAEEKKRIDAEREKHAKELEDRQKEEQRIRVEREKRAEERRKEKTPNQKLEEMFEEVKEEDTKVEPEVARNDQMDDAMRDFIQLRARGPKEESMMGHLEHELAQFKGVLRVVLNGWARTPRMLWTIVRYEARRAFRSYVGLPVGPRVWKFGLPNIPADKDEL, translated from the exons ATGAAGTCCAAGTCTGCCAGCAGACTGTTTTACCTCTCTGTGTTTGCTCTATGGGCTGCACCGGGTTCTTGCGAGGTTTCGAATGATGATTGTCAT ATCTCGCCCAAGTCCATCGTTGGCGACGCCTGCGCTTCCTATTCCACCCTCGACAAATTAAACCTCTTGACCAAACCCGCCGTCGATGACCTCACACGAAACACCGATTTCTTCTCACACTACCGAGTTAATCTCTTTCACAAAAAATGCCCGTTCTGGGATGACGAGAATGGCATGTGCGGAAACATCGGATGCGCTGTCGAAACTCTGGATAACGAAGAAGACATCCCAGAAATCTGGCGCGCTCATGCCCTAGGTAAACTCGAGGGCCCTCGTGCTCAGCATCCCGGGAAAAAGGCCCAGCGCCAGCACCCCCAGCGACCCCTCGGAGGTCTTTTGGGCGAAAATGTCGGCGAGAGCTGTGTTTTCGAGTACGATGACGAATGCGACGAGCGAGATTACTGTGTTCCTGAAGACGAGAGTGCCAGCTCAAAGGGCGATTACGTGAGCTTGGTTCGAAACCCTGAACGATTCACAGGATACGCTGGCGACGGTGCCAAACAGGTCTGGGACGCCGTCTACCGGGAGAACTGCTTCCAAAAGAGTTCTTTCCCCAAGTCTGCCGATCTCGGTCAGTCTGGTTGGCAGCATGGTCCTGCTGCACAAGACTTTAAACAGATCCTCGATGCAGCCGGTCGCCAGGCTCAGCTTGAGGAGCGTCGTCAAGAGAACCCCAACACACCGTTTGTCGCAAACACTGGCTtcgaggttgaagatgggtGTCTTGAGAAGCGTGTGTTTTACCGTGTCATGTCGGGAATGCACGCCAGTATCAGCACCCATCTCTGCTGGGATTTCCTCAACCAGACTACCGGAGAGTGGTCTCCCAACCTGAGCTGCTACGAATACCGTCTTCACAAGTTCCCCGATCGCATTGGAAACGTCTACTTTAACTATGCACTCATGACCCGCGCCATTGCCAAGCTCAGCCCGTACCTCCAGAAGGAGGAGTACAAGTTTTGTCTGGGAGATCCCTCTGAGGATGCTGCCACCCGCGCAAAGGTCCTCGAAGTCACCGAGAAAGCTGCTAGCGTTCCTCAAATCTTTGACGAGAGCCTCATGTTTGTCAATGGTGAGGGTCCCTCTCTGAAGGAGGATTTCCGCAACCGTTTCCGCAATGTCAGTCGTCTTATGGACTGCGTTGGCTGCGACAAGTGCCGTCTCTGGGGTAAGCTCCAGACCGCTGGCTACGGAACAGCTCTCAAGATCCTTTTCGAACTGgacaacaacaacgaagACGTTCCTCATCTCCAGCGAACCGAGATTGTCGCTCTCTTCAACACGTACGCTCGTATCAGCAGCTCTCTCCACAACATTGGTCAATTCCGTCAAATGATGGAAGCcaaggctgagaaggaaagacTTGCTGAAGAACTtgccgaggagaagaagcgtaTCGACGCTGAGAGGGAAAAGCATGCAAAAGAACTCGAAGATCGCCAAAAGGAGGAGCAACGTATCAGGGTTGAGAGGGAAAAGCGCGCCGAGGAACGCAGGAAGGAAAAGACTCCTAACCAAAAGTTGGAGGAGATGTTTGAAGAGGTCAAGGAAGAGGACACAAAGGTTGAACCCGAGGTTGCCAGGAATGACCAGATGGACGATGCTATGAGGGACTTTATTCAGCTTCGTGCAAGAGGTCCCAAGGAGGAGTCCATGATGGGTCATCTTGAGCATGAACTCGCCCAGTTCAAGGGCGTTTTGCGCGTTGTCCTCAATGGGTGGGCACGCACCCCAAGAATGCT ATGGACCATTGTTAGATATGAAGCTCGACGTGCGTTCCGTAGCTACGTCGGTCTTCCCGTTGGTCCACGAGTGTGGAAGTTTGGATTGCCCAACATTCCCGCGGACAAGGATGAGCTGTGA
- a CDS encoding hypothetical protein (TransMembrane:3 (i92-113o133-151i172-193o)) produces MLRPSNITRSNSEYSLQDLARPGSRLRHSRSCSRNEQDESHPRNSNGETPTAVTQRDDAAPKTSLGTFWKDYVSCEVDLSASRDHLANERTFLGYLRTSVMMSMVGTMIAQLFTLSRKGYHTKSFGYFITGRPLALTCYGFSIGTILLGAVRTWRHQRIMMGGKALVGGFEIHVLGICSMALLLVFFSFLLSIDVVKESEPMTTATP; encoded by the exons ATGCTACGCCCCTCAAACATAACCCGCTCAAACTCAGAATACTCACTCCAAGACCTCGCTAGACCAGGCTCTCGTCTACGCCATTCCCGCTCCTGTTCACGCAACGAACAAGATGAATCCCATCCCCGAAACAGCAACGGAGAGACACCCACCGCAGTGACGCAAAGGGATGACGCTGCACCCAAGACAAGCCTGGGAACGTTCTGGAAAGACTATGTTAGCTGCGAGGTAGACCTCTCAGCGTCAAGGGATCATCTGG CAAACGAAAGGACCTTTTTAGGGTATCTTCGTACCTCGGTTATGATGTCCATGGTGGGAACAATGATAGCTCAGCTGTTTACTCTCAGTCGCAAAGGGTATCACACAAAGAGCTTTGGATACTTTATCACGGGGAGACCTCTGGCTTTGACCTGTTATGGGTTCTCCATTGGAACAATCCTGCTGGGGGCTGTTAGGACGTGGAGGCATCAGAGGATCATGATGGGTGGGAAAGCGTTGGTAGGAGGGTTCGAGATTCACGTTTTGGGTATATGCAGCATGGCG CTGCTTTTGGtgtttttctcttttttgctTAGTATTGACGTCGTCAAGGAGAGTGAACCCATGACTACGGCAACTCCTTGA
- a CDS encoding hypothetical protein (BUSCO:46405at5125): MALVDYSSSESGSEPEPDTRSVKRRKGDQSTDGAAGASSMPPLPDTFHDLYASTVRQSVVDDPSLHQGRKRQVPHVVGNWPSHVYTEWHPSTEQHKLLTALIADIEEQVSSDTKLFNFLTSDLGSPLPLHVSLSRPLSLTTGNKDEFLDKITESFNNSGVPPFVIKPQGLAWFRSPDSDRTFLVLRVARVADTKDKAIPLNPELTSLLSRSNSVAAQFDQPTLYQRDQREPVGSAFHVSIGWTFHLPVDEMSLKTLRLFKQSKFDDIRKWEISVPGIKVKIGNVVNHISLKAGRRGAPSKSTSFLES, encoded by the exons ATGGCACTCGTCGATTATTCTTCATCCGAGTCCGGGTCCGAGCCGGAACCCGATACTCGCTCTGTCAAACGTCGTAAAGGTGACCAGAGTACAGACGGAGCTGCCGGTGCTTCTTCTATGCCGCCTTTGCCTGATACCTTTCATGATCTATATGCTTCCACTGTTCGACAGAGCGTCGTTGATGATCCGAGTTTGCATCAGGGACGGAAGAGGCAGGTTCCTCATGTAGTCGGCAACTGGCCCAGTCATGTCTATACAGAGT GGCATCCATCTACTGAACAGCACAAACTTCTCACTGCTCTTATTGCCGACATTGAGGAACAGGTGTCGAGTGACACCAAGCTCTTTAATTTCCTGACAAGCGATCTGGGATCACCTCTACCACTTCACGTCAGCTTGTCTCGTCCATTGTCACTCACAACAGGAAACAAGGATGAGTTTCTAGATAAAATAACAGAATCCTTTAACAACAGTGGCGTCCCACCCTTTGTCATCAAGCCCCAGGGCCTCGCATGGTTCAGATCACCAGATTCAGACCGCACATTTCTCGTCCTCCGCGTCGCGAGGGTTGCCGACACCAAGGATAAAGCGATCCCTCTAAATCCAGAACTCACCAGCTTACTATCAAGGAGCAACTCGGTAGCAGCACAATTTGATCAACCGACGTTGTATCAACGAGATCAAAGAGAGCCTGTCGGAAGTGCTTTCCACGTCTCTATTGGATGGACGTTTCATTTACCGGTGGATGAAATGTCGCTCAAGACACTGCGGTTGTTTAAACAGTCCAAGTTTGACGATATACGCAAATGGGAGATCAGTGTGCCGGggatcaaggtcaagattgGAAATGTTGTGAATCACATTTCGCTCAAGGCTGGCCGAAGAGGTGCGCCGTCAAAGTCGACATCTTTTCTCGAGTCATGA